The sequence CAAAATCCGACCCGATCGCAACGGTGCTGGCAACCGCGCAGAAGACCGGTAATTATGAGCTCCGCCACAATGCGTATGCCGTACGGGTGCTGCACGAAAACGGGAAAGCGAGTGCCATCAAATATGTCGATACGGAAACCGGAGAGGAATTCATCCAGCCGGCAGACCTGGTCGTCGTGAGCGGATTCGTCTTCTCCAATGTCCGCCTCATGCTTCTGTCGAAGATCGGCAAGCCATATGATCCGAAAACCGGAACAGGCGTCATCGGGAAGAACCAGACCGCCCACCAGCGGAACCTGACCCATACCCGTGTCCGCGGTTTCTTCGATAACAAGAAATTCAACCGGTATGCCGGCACAGGTGCGCTCGGTGTCACGATGGATGACTTCAATGTCGAGCAGCTGGATCACACGAAACTGGACTTCCTGCACGGCTTCTGCCTGCGGACCTCCCAGCGCGGCGACCGGCCGATCTCGAACAACTTCGTTCCGGACGGCGTGCCGTCATGGGGCCCTGAGTTCAAGGACAAATCCTTGTTCTACGCGAACCGCCGGATCGATGTCCAGCAGCAGAACGGCGCACTGCCTTGGAAGGACAACTACTTCGATCTGGATCCGACATACACGGACATTTTCGGCGATCCGCTCCTGCGTGTGACGAGCCGGTTCCACGACCAGGACCGCAATATCGTCCGCTATGCGCATCAGCGTTCGAAGGAACTGCTCGAAGAGATGGGCGCAGATCACATCACCGTTCCTGACATCACAGATGAAACGGAATTCAACAAGACGTCCTTATCCGACCATACTGGCGGCGGAGTGATCATGGGAGCCGATCCCGAAACGTCCGCAGTGAATACGTATTCACAAGTATGGGATATGGACAATCTGTTCGTTGTGGGCGCTTCTTCCTTCCCGCATATGAGCAGTTCCAATCCGACAGCGACGGTCGGTGCGATGGCGTACCGTGCGGCGGAAGGGATGATCAAGTTCCTTGAAGAAGGCGGCCAGCTCGTGAAGCAGGAGAAAGATACAGCGAAGGCGTAATTACTCTTTACTGGTCCATCAAAGAGGAGTGATTGCATGAAGTTGAGGATTGGAGTGGCATTGATCGCTGTTCTGATGGTTCTTGGAGGATGCGGACGACAACAGATCGAGACCAACATGTCCGAACAGCTGCCCGATTTCAAGTACACGACGCAGGACGGCAATCCGCTGTCGCTCGATGACCTGAAAGGCGACTGGTGGATCGCGTACTTCTCCTACACGCACTGCACAACGGTCTGCCCGAGGACGACCGCCAACATGGTGGACATCCAGCAGGCCTTGA comes from Sporosarcina trichiuri and encodes:
- a CDS encoding GMC family oxidoreductase; amino-acid sequence: MAKQLPKTDVVIVGSGWAGGIAAAELTKKGYKVVGLERGKQKVREDYIGSKDELRYDSRKVMFQDLSKETLTIRNTMDEVASPNRSNDTNAINGTDTGGSGVHWNGMVYRWLPTDFEMASKTAEKYGKDMIPEGMTLQDWGLTYDEAEPYYDKFEKMAGISGEPDPLREGQRSSDYPTPPQKETEVIRVFTEAAKNLGYHPHRIASANLSESYTNPDGETINACVYCAFCESFGCDFGAKSDPIATVLATAQKTGNYELRHNAYAVRVLHENGKASAIKYVDTETGEEFIQPADLVVVSGFVFSNVRLMLLSKIGKPYDPKTGTGVIGKNQTAHQRNLTHTRVRGFFDNKKFNRYAGTGALGVTMDDFNVEQLDHTKLDFLHGFCLRTSQRGDRPISNNFVPDGVPSWGPEFKDKSLFYANRRIDVQQQNGALPWKDNYFDLDPTYTDIFGDPLLRVTSRFHDQDRNIVRYAHQRSKELLEEMGADHITVPDITDETEFNKTSLSDHTGGGVIMGADPETSAVNTYSQVWDMDNLFVVGASSFPHMSSSNPTATVGAMAYRAAEGMIKFLEEGGQLVKQEKDTAKA